The segment CCATGACGCATCGGCAGCGGCTCCATCATGTGGCCGCATGAAGACCATCACTGAATTTCCCCGCAAAGTCATCGAATTTCCGGACATGGGGATCGTCATGCCGGATGGCTGCCGGCTGTCGGCGCGGGTATGGATGCCGGCTGATGCTGCCGACGATCCAGTGCCGGCGATCCTCGAGCATCTACCCTACCGCAAGCGCGACGGCACCATCTTTCGCGACCAGCTGACGCATCCCTATTTCGCCGGTCACGGCTACGCCTCGATCCGCGTCGACATGCGCGGCAATGGCGATTCCGAAGGGCTGATGGACGACGAATATTCCGAGCAGGAACTGCAGGACGCTTGCGACGTGATCGCCTGGGCGGCTGACCAGCCCTGGTGCAACGGCAATGTCGGCATGATGGGCATCTCCTGGGGCGGCTTCAACTGCCTGCAGACAGCATCCAAGCGGCCGCCGGCGCTGAAGGCGGTGATCAGCCTGTGCTCGACCGTCGACCGCTATGCCGACGACATTCACTACAAGGGCGGCTGCCTGCTTATCGAGAATTTCGGCTGGGCTTCGACCATGCTGTCCTATTCGTCGCGGCCGCCGGATCCGCTGCTGGCCGGCGACAACAGATGGCGCGACCTGTGGCTGACCCGGCTGGAGAACCAGCCCTTCCTGGCGCCGCTGTGGCTGAAGCATCAGCACCGCGATGCCTATTGGAAACGCGGCTCGATCTGCGAGAACTATTCCGCCATCCAAGCCGCCGTGCTGTCGATCGGCGGCTGGCATGACGGCTATCGCAACACCATTTCCCATCTCGTCGCCAATATCGAGGCGCCGGTCAAAGGCATCGTCGGCCCGTGGATCCACAAATACCCGCACTATGCCGCACCCGAACCGCGCGTCGGCTTCCTGCAGGAGGCGTTGCGCTGGTGGGACCGCTGGCTGAAGGGCGTCGACACCGGCGTCGAGGCCGACCCCGCCTACCGCGCCTATGTCATGGACAGCGTGCGCCCCGCGCGCTGGCATTCCGAACGGCCGGGCCGCTGGGTCGCCGAACCGGTGTGGCCATCGCCTGATATCAAGACACAGGAAGTCGAACTGATCGCAGAAGGCAGCAAGCCTGCTATGGTCGCTTCGCCGCAAAGCTGCGGCCTTGCCGGTGGCGAATATTTTCCCTTCACCTTCGGACCGGAATTGCCCGGCGACCAGCGCCCCGACGATGCGCTGTCGGTTTGCTTCGACCAGCCGGTGCTGACCGAGGCGATCGACATTGTCGGTGCACCGGAGGTGTCGGTCAGGGTTTCGTCGGACCGGCCGCAAGCGAACATTGCCATCCGGCTGTGCGACGTGCATCCCGACGGAGCGTCCGAGTTGATCTCCTACGGCGTGCTCAACCTGACGCACCGCAATTCGCACGAATTTCCCGAAGCGCTGGTGCCGGGTGAAGCCGTCAACGCCCGGGTCGTGCTCGACCAATGTGCCTATCGCGTACCATCAGGCCACCGGCTGCGTATTGCCGTTTCGAACGCCTACTGGCCGATGATCTGGCCCTCGCCTGAGCCGGTCCGGCTCGACCTGTCGGCGGCAACGCTGAAGCTGCCGCTGCGGCCGCTGGCGCAAGCTGACGAAGTCACATTCCCCAGGCCGGAGGCAGCCGCGCCGTGGGCGACGGAGACGATCCGCGCCGCCAATTCCGAGCGTCATGTCAATTGCGATGAAAAGACCGGAATGATCACGCTTTCCATTGTCGACGATTTCGGCGAGGTGCGTGATCTGGAGCATGGCCTCGCCAATGGCAGCATCGCGCGAGAGACATGGACGATCCACCCCGACGATCCGTTATCGGCCTCGGGCAAGACGCATTGGACCCAGACGCTGTCGCGAAATGGATGGTCGGTGCGCACCGAATCGTCAGCCGAAATGCGGTCCGACGCGCAAAGCTTCATGGTCCACGCCAGAATCGAAGCCTATGAAGGCGAGAAACTGGTTTTCGAGCGTAATTTCGAGGAGAGCATTCCGCGCAATCTGCTTTGAGCGCTTATTCGGATTGGTCCAATTGCGACGTACGATTTACGCCACGGCATGTCGCATTCGGTCTTGCTTACGGGGTTCCCTTGCGGTCATTATTCTCCTCACAAGAAACCATAAAAAACGACCACAAGGTCGAACCAACAGAGTGAGGAACTCAACATGTCGAACGAACTGGAATTTCTTAGCCGGCGCGTCGCATCCGGCAAACTGAGCCGTCGTGATTTTCTCGGCCGGGCGGCAGCGCTCGGTGTCACCGCGACCTTCGCCAACTCGCTGCTTTCAAGCGCGACGCGCGCCGCGGGTCCGGTCAAGGGCGGCACGCTGAAGGCCGGCCTGGTCGGCGGCGAGTCCACCAACAGCCTCGATCCGGCCCTGTTCATGACCCAGGTGCCGTTCGCCTTCGGCAAGATGTGGGGCGAACTGATCGTCGAGCTTTCGCCGGAAGGCACCCTCGAGAACCGCATCGCCGAGGAGATCGGCTCGTCGGACGACGCCAAGGTGTGGACGCTGAAGATCCGCGACGGCGTCGAATTCCACAATGGCAAGACGGTGACCGCCGAGGACGTGGCTGCCACCCTCGAACGGCATTCGGACGAGAAGTCGAAGTCGGGCGCGCTCGGCTACATGAAGGGCATCGAGAGCATCAAGGCCAGCGGCAAGGAAGTCGTGCTGACGCTGAAGGAGGCCAATGCCGACCTGCCCTATCTGCTCAGCGACTACCATCTGATCGTCCAGCCGAACGGCGGCAAGGACAAGGCCGATGCCGGCATCGGCGCCGGGCCCTACAAGGTCACCACCAACGAGCCCGGCGTGCGCCATGGCGGCGAGCGCTTCGCCAATTACTGGCAGGGCGACAAGATGGGCCATGCCGACCAGATCGAGATCATTGTCATCAACGACGCCACGGCGCGCACCTCGGCCCTGCAAGGCGGTCAGGTCAACATGATCAACCGCGTCGAGCCGAAGATCGTCGACCTGATCAAGCGTCTGCCCGGCGTCACCATCCGCAACCATGCCGGCCCTGGCCACTACGTCTTCATCATGCACTGCAACACGGCGCCGTTCGACAACAACGATCTCAGGATGGCGCTGAAGCTGGCGATCGACCGCGAGGAGATGCTCGACAAGGTTCTCAGAGGCTATGGTTCGCTCGGCAACGACTTCCCGATCAATGCGTCCTATCCGCTGTTCACTGAGATCGAACAGCGCAAGTATGATCCCGACAAGGCCAAGTTCCATTACAAGAAGTCGGGCCACGACGGCGCCGTCCTGCTCAGGACCTCGGACGTTGCCTTCCCCGGCGCCGTCGACGCCTCCCAGCTCTTCCAGCAGAGCGCCGCCAAGGCCGGTATTCAGATCGAGCTCAAGCGTGAACCGGGCGACGGCTACTGGAACGAAGTCTGGAACAAGCAGCCCTTCTGCGCCTCCTACTGGGGTGGCCGCTCGACCCAGGACCAGATGTATTCGACCGCTTACCTGTCGAGCGCCGACTGGAACGACACGCGTTTCAAGCGTCCGGATTTCGACAAGATGGTGCTGGCGGCCCGCGCCGAGCTCGACGAGACCAAGCGCAAGGCGATGTACCACGACATGGCTGTCCTTGTGCGCGACGAGGGCGGCCTGATCCTGCCGATGTTCAACCAGTTCATCGACGCGACGGGCGCCAAGGTCGCCGGCTGGGTCGACGATCCGCATCAGGAACTGATGAACGGGTACGCTCTGGCAAAGTGCTGGCTCGAAGCCTGAGCCTGGCCTTGCGGATATGTCCTCACCCATCATGAAACTGGTGGCCCAGCGCATTGCGCTGGGCATCCTCCTGCTGTTGGCCGTATCGGTCCTGATCTTCGCCGGCACCCAGATTCTGCCCGGCGACGTCGCCCAAGCTATTCTCGGGCAGTCGGCGACACCGGAGTCGCTCGCCAATCTGCGCGAGCAGCTCGGCCTCAACGATCCGGCCTTTATCCGCTATTTCCGCTGGCTCGGCGGCGTCGTGACCGGCGATCTCGGCACCGCCATGTCGAGCGGGCAGGATATTGCGGCGTCGATCAAGGGGCGGTTGTGGAACACGCTGTTCCTCGCTTTCTGGGCGGCGGTCGTGGCCGTGCCGCTGGCGATCGTCCTCGGCCTGATCGCAGTGCGTTACCGCAATGGCTGGGTCGACAAGCTGATCTCCGGACTGGCGCTTGCCTCGACCTCGTTTCCCGAATTCTTCATCGGCTACGTTCTGGTCTATTTCTTCGCCGTGAAATACCAGATCTTCCCCGGCATCTCGACAGTCTATGACGGAATGCCTTTCGGCGAGCGCGTGCAGGCGATCATGCTGCCGGCGGCGGCACTGACGCTGGTGGTGCTCGCCCACATGATGCGGATGACGCGCGCCGCGATCCTCAATGTTATGCAATCGGCGTATGTGGAAACCGCCGAGCTCAAGGGGCTTTCGGCATTCGCCGTCATCCGCAGGCATGCCTTTCCCAATGCGATTGCGCCGATCATCAACGTCGTCATGCTCAACCTCGCCTATCTCATCGTCGGCGTCGTCGTGGTCGAAGTGATCTTCGTCTATCCGGGCATGGGCCAATATCTCGTCGACCACGTCACCAAGCGCGACGTGCCGGTGGTGCAGGCGGTCGGCCTGATCTTCGCCGCCGTCTACATCAGCTTGAACATCATTGCGGACATAGCGGCGATCGTCGCCAATCCGCGTCTCAGACATCCGAAATAGGGGAGCGGGCATGCTCGACATAAAACGCATCCCCATCCCTGCGCTGATCGGCCTGCTGCTGACGGCGCTGTTCGTGCTGGCAGCGATCTTCGCGCCCTGGATCGCGCCGTACGGCAATGGGGAGATCGTCGGCGATGTCTGGGGACCGATGTCGGCGACACATTGGCTGGGCACCGATAATCTCGGCCGCGACCTTCTTTCGCGGATGATTTACGGCGCCCGCGTCACGCTGTTCATCGCCGTGCTGGCCACCGCGCTGTCGTTCTCGCTCGGCGCCATCCTCGGCTTCTCGGCGGCGGTCTTCGGCGGCTGGTTCGACACGCTGCTGTCACGTCTCGTCGACCTCCTGATGTCGATCCCGACGCTGATCATGGGCCTCGTCGTGCTCTCGGTGCTGCCGACCAATCTGGTGACGCTGATCCTGGTCATGGGCATCCTCGACTCGACCCGCGTCTACCGCCTGTCGCGAGCGGTCGCCGTCGACATCAACGTCATGGATTTCGTCGAGGCGGCCAAGCTGCGCGGCGAAGGCAGCGTGTGGATCATCTTCCGCGAGATCCTGCCCAATGCATTGTCGCCGCTGGTTTCGGAACTCGGCCTGCGCTTCATCTATGCCGTGCTGTTCCTGTCGACGCTGTCGTTCCTTGGTCTCGGCGTGCAGCCGCCTAGCGCCGACTGGGGCGGCATGGTCAAGGAAAACAAGGACGGCATCGTCTTCGGCATCGCGGCGGCGCTCATCCCCGCGGCGGCGATAGCCATGCTGGCGATTTCCGTCAACCTTGTCGCCGACTGGGTGCTCAACCGCACGACAAGCCTGAAGGGAGGGCGCGGGTGATGGCTGACCAGCGAGCAAAGTCGGTGCTGCTCGATATCCGTAATCTGCGCATCGAGGCGACAGTGTTTCCGCCGGGCGAGGCGCCGAAAAACATCGTGCTGGTCCACGACGTCTCGCTGACGCTCGAGAAAGGCAAAGTGCTCGGCCTGATCGGCGAGTCCGGCGCCGGCAAGTCGACCATCGGCCTGGCGTCGATGGGCTATGGCCGCGGCGGCGTGCGCATCACCGGCGGCGAAGTCATCCTCAACGGCCGCGACATCCTGAAGGGCGGCAAGGAGGGCTTTCGCAAGCTGCGTGGCCGCGAGGTCTGCTATGTCGCGCAATCGGCTGCCGCCGCCTTCAACCCGGCGCACAGGCTGATGGACCAAGTGGTCGAGGCGACGCTGCTGCATGGGACGGCGACACGGGGTGCGGCCGAAAAACGCGCCATCGCGCTGTTCAAGAAGCTCAGCCTGCCGAACCCCGAAAGCATCGGCGAGCGCTTTCCGCACCAAGTGTCAGGCGGCCAGCTGCAGCGTGTGATGACGGCAATGGCGCTGTGCTCCGAGCCCGACCTGATCGTCTTCGACGAGCCGACCACGGCACTCGACGTGACGACGCAGATCGACGTGCTGGCGGCGATCAAGGACGCCATCCGCGACACGCATGTCGCGGCGCTGTACATCACGCACGACCTTGCCGTCGTCGCCCAGGTGTCGGACGAAATCATGGTGCTGCGCCACGGCCGGCTGGTCGAATGGGGCGGCACCCGCCAGATCATCAAGGAACCGCGCCAGGAATACACCAATGCGCTGGTCTCGGTGCATGAGATCGAGCACCAGGAGCAGAAGCCTGGCACGACGCCGTTCCTGTCGGTCAAGAACATCACCGCCGCCTATGGCCGCAGCCATATCAAGGTGCTGAAGAACGTCTCGGTCGACATCTATCCGGGCCAGACGCTGGCGGTGGTCGGCGAGTCCGGCTCGGGCAAGTCGACGCTGGCCCGCGCCATCACCGGCCTGTTGCCGCCCGAACAAGGCACAGTCACCTTCGACGGGCGGCCGCTCGCCAACCGGCTTGCCGACCGGCCCAAGGAGGATCTGCGCCAGTTGCAGATGATCTACCAGATGGCCGACGTGGCGATGAACCCGCGCCAGACCGTCGGCACCATCGTCGGCCGGCCGCTCGAATTCTATTTTGGTCTGCGCGGCCGCGAGCGCGACAGGCGCGTCGCCGAGTTGCTCGACAAGATCGAAATGGGCAAGGGCTTTGTCGACCGCTACCCGGCCGAGCTTTCCGGGGGCCAGAAGCAGCGCGTCTGCATCGCCCGTTCGCTTGCCGCCAAGCCGAAGCTGATCATCTGCGACGAGGTTACCTCGGCGCTCGACCCGCTGGTGGCCAACGGCATCCTGAAGCTGCTGCTCGAGCTGCAGAAGGAGGAGAACGTCGCCTATCTGTTCATCACCCACGACCTCGCGACGGTGAAGTCGATCGCCGATTCGATCGCGGTGATGTATCGCGGCGAGGTGGTGCGCTACGGCGCCAAGAGCCAGGTGCTGGCGCCGCCGTTCGATGCCTATACCGACCTTCTCTTGTCCTCGGTCCCCGAAATGGAGATCGGCTGGCTGGAAAAGGCGATCAAGGGACGGCGCATGGCCAGCGCCGGCAATTAGACACCCCGGTGGCGCCTCGGCTTGCCGAGGGCAGCGCGAACGCTCGGCGTGAACAGCGAGCGCTGGCGCCGCCCCTCATCCCGCTGCCCGGACCTTCTTCCCGTATAGGGACAGGGAGAAGGAGATCTCTGGCAACACCGTCGCTCTTCGGCTAGCTTTCAGAGAATTCCGGGCGGATAGCGGTGAACCTTTTTGGGCCGATCAGCGACAGAGCAGACAGGAGCCAGGCGGCTCGACCGGCCATGATGGCGGCCACGGAAACCGATCGCGCGCTTGTCGGCCGGGTCGCCAAAGGCGACCGTGCCGCCGTGCGGCTCCTGTTCATGCGCCACCACGCTCGAGTCTACCGCTTCGTGGTGCGCCAGACGGGATCGGAAATGATGGCCGACGATATCGCCAACGAGGTGTTTCTCGAACTCTGGCGCCAGGCGCCCGGCTTCGAGGGGCGCTCGGAAGTCTTGACGTGGCTGCTCGGCATCGCCCGCTTCAAGGCGCTGTCGTCGCTGCGCAAGAAAAGGGAAGACTGGATCGACGACGATGACGCGGCCCAGGTCGCCGACGGCGCCGACTCTCCGGAAGTCGTCACCATGAAGGAAGACAAGGGCGCAGCATTGCGACGCTTCGTCGATGCCTTGCCGGAAGAACACCGAACGGTGATCGACCTAGCCTACTACCACGGACAGTCGGTGACCGAGATCGGCGAGGTGCTCGGCATCCCGGTCGCCACCGTCAAGACCCGAATGTTCTACGCCCGCAAGAAACTCGGCGAGGCTCTCAAGGCCGCCGGTTACGACAGGGGGTGGCCATGAGCGCCGCTGAAAAGATGTCGCGCCGCGATGAAATGGAAACGCTGCTGCCGTTCTATCTGAATGGCTCGCTGGAAGGCGCGGAGCTCGAAGCCGTCGAGGAATGGCTGGCGACAGACCCGGCAGCGCTTGCCGCACTCGGCGAGGCCGAAGCCGAATTCTCCAGCACCGCTGCATCCAACGAAGCGATCCGTCCGCCGGCCGACGCGCTCAGCCGCTTCGCCCGGGCGCTCGACGCCGAGGCCGGTCCAGCGCGCGCGCCGGCGGCGTCGTCCTGGCTGGCGCAAGCGTGGGGCCGCTTCACGGCGGTGCCTGCCGGCGTCGCCTGGGCTGCGGCCGCGGCTCTGCTGGCGCTTGTGGTCGTACAGTCGTTTGAGCAGCCCGGCGGCATGGACAGCGATTTCGAAATTGCCGGCGAGCAAGGCGATCTGGCGAAAATGCCGTTCGCGCTGGTCACGTTCAAGCCGGACGCAAAGATGGCCGACATTGTCGCTTTTCTTGGCGAACACCAGCTGAAGATTGCCGGCGGCCCGACCGCCGACGGCGTCTTCCGCCTTGGCATTCCGGCGACGACCGCAGCCGACTATGACAAACTGCTCGGCCTGATTGCCGCCCAGCCGTTTGCCGAGGCTGTGGTCGAGGGAAGGAAACCGGTCGATGGCGGCTAGGGCGGTCATCCGCTTTGCGGCGCTGCTTGTAGCGGCGATGATGATCACTGCTGCGCCGGCCTTGGCGCAGACCAATGATCCGAACCTTACGCAGTCGGAAATCGACTGCCTCAACCGAGGAGCGACGGCGGCCGACTGCTTCGAGGACGACACACAGGATGCCAGCGGCGAAAGGCCAGGGGATAACAACGGCGAAAAGCCCGGCGCAGGCCCTGCCGTGACAAATGCGGTGTTTCTTCCCGCGCTGATCGTCGACCTGTTCCCTAATCCTGTCGGCGGCGGCCAGGCGCCGCTGCCGACGCCCGATCCGCGCCGCGATCCGGCCAGCGGTGCGTTGCCGCCGCCGGTACCGCCTGCCGGTGCGGCAGCGATACAGGCCGCTGCGGCGGGCGGCCCGATCGTTTCGCCCAGCGATCTCGTCGCGGCCGAGCCGCCGCGCGCCATCGTCGGTGATTTCGTGCCGGACGAGGTACTGGTGACGGTGGAGGGCGGCGCCGTCCAGCAGATCGCCGCCTCCTTTGGCCTCGCGGTGCGCTCGCAGCGCCAGTCTCAGTTGCTCGGCTCGACACTGGTGCGCTTCGGCATTCCCGACGGCCGCCCGGTCGGCGTCGTGCTGGCGCAGCTTGCCGCCGACGGCCGCACTTTGCGGCGCGAGGCCAACCATATCTACTCGCTGCAGCAGGCAGCCACCATCGTCAACTATGCCTTCGAGCGCATCGCGCTCGATGCGAAAGAGGCGAGCGGCGAGAACGTGCGCATCGCCGTCGTCGACACTGCCATCGACGACACCAATCCGGCACTCTCCGGCGTCATCGCCGATCAGTTCAACGCCATGCCCGACGTGCCGATCGAGGCGCGCGATCACGGCACCTCGATCGACGGCCTGATCGCCGGCGTCGGCGCGCTCAAAGGCATGGCGCCGGGCGCCAGGATCTACCACGCCCGCGCCTTCGAGGGCGGCAAGTCGACCATGGACGTCATCCTGGCGGCGCTCGACTGGGCGGCGGAGCAGGATGTCCGCATCATCAATATGAGCTTCGTCGGCCCGAAGAACGACCTGCTCGGCGTCGCCTGCCGCAATGCTCGGGCTTTGGGCATCGTGCTGGTCGCCGCCGCCGGCAACAACGGGCCGAAGGCGCCCTACGGCTACCCGGCCGCCTTCGACGGCGTCATCGCGGTGACCGCCACCGATGCCAGGGACGGGCTGATGCAGCAGGCCAATCGCGGCGCCTACGTCTTCCTCTCCGCACCCGGCGTCGAGATGGTAGCGCCGAGCGGCGCCGGTTCGGATGTCGTCACCGGCACCTCGTTTGCCGCAGCGATCGTCACCGGCGCGATCGCCAATCTGCTGAATGCGGCGCCCGACCGCTCCGCCGACTGGGTCGAGAAGGTGCTGGCCGCCACGGCAAGGGATCTTGGCCCCAAGGGCAGGGACAGTGATTTCGGCTATGGGCTGCTCAACATCAAGGCGGCCGCGACGGCGAAGGAATAAGTCACGGGGGCGAACCGCGACGACGCATTTCCCAGTACCCGCCAAGCCTTACGCAGGCGCTCCGGCGACCGATCCCCTGACCACCAGGTCGACCGGCCAGACCTCGCCGCGGGCGCCCTCTTCCAATCCGGAAATCCGCGCTGCCAGCCGCTCGGCGATGCGCGCGCCGGCCAGGCGGATCGACGAACGCGTCGTCGACAACGGCACCGAAAAATTCTCCGGCTTCAGCCATGGAAAAACGTCGTCGTGGGCGATCAGCGACAGGTCGCCCGGAATGGTCAGGCCGAGATCGCGCACCGCGCGCACGACGCCGAGCGCCATGATCAGGCTGGAGCAGGCGATCGCGGTCGGCGCATCGCTGCGCTCGAGCAGCCGTCTGGCGGCGCGGTAGCCGTTCTCCTCGGTCATGGCGAGCGAACAGACATCGCCATCGTCAAGCACCAGGCCGCTCGCCGCCAGCGCCCGGCGCACGCCGCGCTCGCGGTGGATGGCGAAGGTCTCGCGGCCGTCGCCGTTGATCAGCGCCAGCCGCCGGTGACCGAGCTGGACGAGCAGCCGTGCCGCCTCGTGGAAGGCGCCCTCATTGTCGATGTCGGTGAAAGGGTAGTCGAAATCGAGCCCTTCGCTGCGGCCATGAACGATAAAGGGAATGCCGAGCTTGCTGACCAGCGCCACCCGCCGGTCGGCCGGCCTCGGCGACGAGATATAGACGGCGTCGACCTGCCGGTTGGCGACGATACGCCGGTAGGTCGTCTCCTGGTCGTCGGCATCGGCGGGGGACAGCACCAGGTCGAGTTCGTGCGAACGGGCATAGTCGCCGAGACCGGACAGGAATTCGACGAAATGCGGGTCGATGTCGGCGGCCGCCCCGGTCGGCAAGACATAACCGATCATCCCGGTCTTGCCGGTAGCCAGCCGACGCGCGCTCGGGTTGGGGCGATAGCCGTGGCGCTTGGCGGCGTCGATCACCCGCCGGCGCGTTTCCTCGTTGACTTCCGGGTAGCCGTTCAGAGCGCGGCTTACCGTCGTCTGCGAAAGCGCCAGCATGTGGGAAAGCTGTTTGAGGTTCACCGGAGGCCTCCAAGCCTCAAAGCGCTTTAACTACGGGTGACCCGGCCCGCAACCGGCAGCACTCGTCAAGACAAAGACCATAAGCACCGTTTCCGAGCAGTTTGAAGAAAAATATGCTGCTGCAGCCCAAAAAAGCATGCTGCAGCGCAGTTTCTCGCTCTCTGTGTCAGCGCATTAAATCGATTGATCCTCCACCCTCTTGACTTGCGATCGATTCGATGGCGTGATCGAGTCCTCCAAAGCGCTTTGGAAGACTCTTCGAAAGGTTGCGGTTCCTTTCCGAGTGAGTCACAGTCCTGCGGCGTCGGCGGACGGAATGGAGGTTCCGTCCCATGTTTGTCACCACTGGGAGGGAATACCGATGAGGAAAATGCTTCTGCTGGGCGCCACTTCTGTCGCGCTCGCCTTGGGCGCACCGGCGCAGGCCGAACTGAAGTTCAAGCCGGGCGAAGACCCCCGCTTCAACTGGGCGAACTACGAAGAGCTCAAAAAAGTCGACCTCAAGGGCGAGACGCTGTCGATCTTCGGGCCATGGCGCGGCGAGGACGAGGGCCTCATCCGCACCGTTCTCGACTATTTCTCGGAAGCCACCGGCGCCGAGGTCAAATACTCATCGTCGGAAAATTACGAACAGCAGATCGTCATCGATACGCAAGCCGGCAGCCCGCCCAATATCGCCGTGCTGCCGCAGCCGGGCCTGATCCAGGATCTGGCGTCCAAGGGCCTGCTGACGCCGCTCGGCGACGACACCGCCAACTGGATCAAGGACAACTACGGCGCCGGCCAGTCGTGGGTCGATCTCGGCACCTTCAACGACAAGGACGGCAAGCCGGGCTTCTTCGCCTTCCCCTACAAGGCCGACGTGAAATCGCTGGTCTGGTACTCGCCGGACAATTTCGAAGAAGCCGACTACGAAGTGCCGAAGACGCAGGAAGAGCTCGCCGAGCTCGAAAAGCAGATCATCGCCGACGGCGGCACGCCATGGTGCATCGGGCTCGGTTCGGGCGGCGCCACCGGCTGGCCGGCGACCGACTGGGTCGAGGACATCATGCTGCGCACCCAGACGCCCGAGACCTACGACAAATGGGTGAAGAACGAGATTCCGTTCAACGACCCCGCGGTGGTCAACGCCATCGACATTTTCGGCAAGATCGCGACCGATGACAAGATGGTCGACGGCGGTGCCAAGGCGGTGGCGGCGACCGATTTTCGCGATAGCCCGAAGGGCCTGTTCTCGGTGCCGCCGAAATGCTATTTGCACCACCAGGCGTCGTTCATCCCGACCTTCTTCCCGGAAGGCACCGAGATCGGCCAGGACGCCGACTTCTTCTACTACCCACCTTACGCTGCCAAGCCCGACCTCGGCACCCCGGTGCTCGGCGCCGGCACGCTGGCCATGATCACCAAGGATAGCAAGAGTGCCCGCGCGTTCATCGAATTCCTGAAGATGCCACTCGCCCATGAGATCTGGATGGCCCAGGGCGGCTTCGTGACGCCGTTCAAGTCGGTCAACAAGGACGCCTATGCCAGCGACGCGCTGAAGAAGCAGGGCGAAATCCTTGCCGAAGCCTCGACCTTCCGCTTCGACGGGTCAGACCTGATGCCGGGCAAGATCGGCGCCGGCGCCTTCTGGACCGGCATGATCGATCTCGTCGGCGGCAAGTCCGCCCAGGATGTCGCCACCGACATCCAGAAGAGCTGGGACGCGATCAAGTAGGCGTCCCGACGAACGTCCGATCCTGCATGGATCCGGAACTTGGACCATGATCCCGAAAAGTGGAGACCGGTTTTCGGAAAAGATCATGGTCAAACAAGAAAATGGAATCCCATCCCGACTCTACCGGGATGGGATTCCAGGCCCGGATCCGACCGGTGGCCCACGCCGCAGCAATTTTTTATGAGCACATTCCGGCATGACGCGCGACCAGCAAGAGCAAACCCTGCCCTGCATCCGGTCGCGTTCCAAATAACTGAATCGGCCCATGTTCGCGTCGCCAAAAGCATGCTCGACGGGAGAAACATGCGCAGAGGGAGGGACCCGTGGCGGCTCAAATTTTCTCGGCCATATTTGTCATCGTCGTCGGCGTCGGCGGCTGCGTCGCCTATTTCTGGGGCGCCAACAAACTGGTGGACATCATCTTTCCGTCGCGCGGCGTCGCTGGTGCTGCGGCCATCGACAATCTGCGCCGGCAGGGGATGATCCGGCCGTGGCTGTTCGTCGGCCCGGCCATGATCATCCTCACCATCTACCTGATCTACCCGGTGGTGGAGACGCTCAGGCTGTCGTTCCTCGATCGCGGCGGCAACAATTTCGTCGGCCTCGCCAACTATGAATGGGCGTTCGGTGATCGCGAGTTCCGCAACGCCATCTTCAACAACATCATCTGGCTGGCGGTGGTGCCGGCCGCTTGCACATTCCTCGGGCTGATCATCGCCGTCCTCACCGACAAGATCTGGTGGGGCACCATCGCCAAGAGCCTGATCTTCCTGCCGCTGGCCATCTCCTTCGTCGGCGCCAGCGTCATCTGGAAATTCATCTACGAGTATCGGGGCGCCGGCCAGACGCAGATCGGCCTGCTCAACGCCATCATCCAGTATTTCGGCGGCCAGCCGCAGGTCTGGATATCGCTGCCGTTCTGGAACAATTTCTTCCTGATGATCATCCTGATCTG is part of the Mesorhizobium sp. L-2-11 genome and harbors:
- a CDS encoding ABC transporter substrate-binding protein, coding for MRKMLLLGATSVALALGAPAQAELKFKPGEDPRFNWANYEELKKVDLKGETLSIFGPWRGEDEGLIRTVLDYFSEATGAEVKYSSSENYEQQIVIDTQAGSPPNIAVLPQPGLIQDLASKGLLTPLGDDTANWIKDNYGAGQSWVDLGTFNDKDGKPGFFAFPYKADVKSLVWYSPDNFEEADYEVPKTQEELAELEKQIIADGGTPWCIGLGSGGATGWPATDWVEDIMLRTQTPETYDKWVKNEIPFNDPAVVNAIDIFGKIATDDKMVDGGAKAVAATDFRDSPKGLFSVPPKCYLHHQASFIPTFFPEGTEIGQDADFFYYPPYAAKPDLGTPVLGAGTLAMITKDSKSARAFIEFLKMPLAHEIWMAQGGFVTPFKSVNKDAYASDALKKQGEILAEASTFRFDGSDLMPGKIGAGAFWTGMIDLVGGKSAQDVATDIQKSWDAIK
- a CDS encoding carbohydrate ABC transporter permease, with the protein product MAAQIFSAIFVIVVGVGGCVAYFWGANKLVDIIFPSRGVAGAAAIDNLRRQGMIRPWLFVGPAMIILTIYLIYPVVETLRLSFLDRGGNNFVGLANYEWAFGDREFRNAIFNNIIWLAVVPAACTFLGLIIAVLTDKIWWGTIAKSLIFLPLAISFVGASVIWKFIYEYRGAGQTQIGLLNAIIQYFGGQPQVWISLPFWNNFFLMIILIWIQTGFAMVILSSALRGIPEETLEAAVIDGANPFQIFWKIMVPQIWGTIAVVWTTITILVLKVFDIVLTMTNGQWNSQVLANLMFDWMFRGGGDFGRGATIAIIIMIAVIPIMIWNIRQANKETGGH